The Lycium barbarum isolate Lr01 chromosome 10, ASM1917538v2, whole genome shotgun sequence genome includes a region encoding these proteins:
- the LOC132614538 gene encoding glycine-rich RNA-binding protein 4, mitochondrial-like isoform X1 — protein sequence MQRFNGFFVNNQTPLARFVISRHSCSKLFVGGLCYDTNEPVLKQAFEQHGETIEVKVICNHKSGKSKGYGFVKFTSETAATKALKEMDGQKYSHQLCPQRMMLRFSTLIFPRQYLRV from the exons ATGCAGCGTTTCAATGGATTCTTTGTAAATAATCAAACCCCACTTGCTAGATTTGTCATTTCTCGCCATTCTTGCAGCAAATTGTTCGTTGGAG gGCTTTGTTATGATACCAATGAACCTGTTCTCAAACAAGCTTTTGAGCAACATGGTGAAACAATTGAAG TGAAAGTAATATGTAATCATAAAAGTGGAAAATCCAAAGGATATGGGTTCGTGAAGTTCACTTCTGAAACTGCAGCTACCAAGGCCTTGAAGGAAATGGATGGTCAA AAATATTCGCATCAGTTATGCCCACAAAGAATGATGTTGAGGTTTTCAACTCTTATCTTTCCTC GACAATATCTGAGAGTGTAA
- the LOC132614538 gene encoding glycine-rich RNA-binding protein 4, mitochondrial-like isoform X3, producing the protein MQRFNGFFVNNQTPLARFVISRHSCSKLFVGGLCYDTNEPVLKQAFEQHGETIEVKVICNHKSGKSKGYGFVKFTSETAATKALKEMDGQLLDGRNIRISYAHKE; encoded by the exons ATGCAGCGTTTCAATGGATTCTTTGTAAATAATCAAACCCCACTTGCTAGATTTGTCATTTCTCGCCATTCTTGCAGCAAATTGTTCGTTGGAG gGCTTTGTTATGATACCAATGAACCTGTTCTCAAACAAGCTTTTGAGCAACATGGTGAAACAATTGAAG TGAAAGTAATATGTAATCATAAAAGTGGAAAATCCAAAGGATATGGGTTCGTGAAGTTCACTTCTGAAACTGCAGCTACCAAGGCCTTGAAGGAAATGGATGGTCAA TTATTGGATGGCAGAAATATTCGCATCAGTTATGCCCACAAAGAATGA
- the LOC132614538 gene encoding glycine-rich RNA-binding protein 4, mitochondrial-like isoform X2: MQRFNGFFVNNQTPLARFVISRHSCSKLFVGGLCYDTNEPVLKQAFEQHGETIEVKVICNHKSGKSKGYGFVKFTSETAATKALKEMDGQKYSHQLCPQRMMLRFSTLIFPRFIL, encoded by the exons ATGCAGCGTTTCAATGGATTCTTTGTAAATAATCAAACCCCACTTGCTAGATTTGTCATTTCTCGCCATTCTTGCAGCAAATTGTTCGTTGGAG gGCTTTGTTATGATACCAATGAACCTGTTCTCAAACAAGCTTTTGAGCAACATGGTGAAACAATTGAAG TGAAAGTAATATGTAATCATAAAAGTGGAAAATCCAAAGGATATGGGTTCGTGAAGTTCACTTCTGAAACTGCAGCTACCAAGGCCTTGAAGGAAATGGATGGTCAA AAATATTCGCATCAGTTATGCCCACAAAGAATGATGTTGAGGTTTTCAACTCTTATCTTTCCTC GTTTCATCTTATGA
- the LOC132614536 gene encoding zeatin O-glucosyltransferase-like, producing MASNLHFQNHSQKNHHEIAVVVVPFPAQGHLNQLLQLCRLIASHNIQVHYVTTMTHTHQAKLRVHDPFSFINNNIHFHELSTPFLKSPPPNPNSSIKFPSHLQPLFESSSYLRKPLDKILRDLSSKAQRVVIIHDSLMGSVVQDFVYLPNAEAYAFHSVSAFTLFLFMWENMGKPFDIDAKMLNDVPSLDGCFTPEFEKFIKREYDYMKFNSGKIYNTCRVIEGPFLDLLSKEQISNNKKQWALGPFNPVLVQHGTKSCHKHHKCLTWLDKHETNSVIFVSFGTTTSFSDEQIKEIATGLEKSEQKFIWVLRDADKGNVFAKDEARKIELPKGFEERVKDKGIVLRDWAPQLEILAHSSVGGFMSHCGWNSCMESISMGVPIAAWPMHSDQPRNTVLVTKVLKVGVVVKDWTPRHEVVTRGVVQAAVEKLMVSKEGEEMRNRAMDLSAALKKSVAEGGIKTMELDSFISHITRQI from the coding sequence ATGGCTTCCAATCTCCATTTCCAAAACCATAGCCAAAAGAATCATCATGAAATCGCAGTAGTTGTTGTCCCTTTTCCAGCACAAGGCCATCTAAATCAACTTCTCCAACTATGTAGACTGATTGCATCACACAACATACAAGTCCACTATGTTACAACCATGACACACACTCATCAAGCTAAATTAAGAGTTCATGATCCATTTtcattcatcaacaacaacatccattTTCATGAACTATCAACACCATTCCTCAAATCTCCCCCTCCTAATCCAAATTCCTCGATCAAGTTCCCGAGCCATCTGCAACCCTTGTTCGAGTCATCTTCTTATCTGCGTAAGCCTTTGGACAAAATCCTGCGCGACCTCTCGTCTAAAGCACAGAGAGTTGTCATCATCCATGACTCGTTGATGGGATCCGTCGTTCAAGATTTCGTGTACTTGCCTAATGCTGAGGCCTATGCTTTCCATAGTGTGTCAGCATTTACACTCTTCTTGTTCATGTGGGAGAACATGGGCAAACCTTTTGACATTGATGCAAAAATGTTAAATGATGTTCCTTCACTTGATGGTTGTTTTACTCCTGAATTTGAAAAGTTCATCAAAAGAGAATATGATTATATGAAGTTCAATTCAGGGAAAATTTACAACACATGTAGAGTTATAGAAGGTCCTTTTCTTGATTTGCTGTCAAAGGAACAAATCAGCAATAACAAGAAGCAATGGGCACTTGGACCATTTAATCCTGTTTTAGTCCAACATGGGACCAAAAGTTGTCACAAGCACCATAAATGTTTAACTTGGCTAGACAAACACGAAACAAACTCGGTCATTTTCGTGTCATTTGGGACCACAACTTCATTCTCGGATGAACAGATCAAAGAGATTGCAACCGGATTGGAGAAGAGTGAGCAGAAGTTCATTTGGGTGCTGAGGGATGCCGATAAAGGTAATGTTTTCGCGAAGGATGAAGCAAGAAAGATCGAATTGCCAAAAGGGTTTGAGGAGAGAGTTAAAGATAAGGGGATTGTGTTGAGAGATTGGGCACCTCAGTTGGAAATATTGGCACATTCTTCCGTTGGCGGTTTCATGAGTCATTGTGGATGGAATTCGTGCATGGAAAGCATTTCGATGGGCGTGCCAATAGCAGCATGGCCAATGCATTCGGATCAACCCCGAAACACCGTATTGGTCACAAAGGTTTTGAAAGTTGGCGTAGTCGTTAAGGATTGGACCCCCAGGCACGAGGTGGTGACACGTGGCGTGGTGCAAGCAGCAGTTGAAAAATTAATGGTGTCTAAAGAAGGAGAGGAGATGAGGAACCGAGCAATGGATTTAAGTGCAGCTCTTAAGAAATCAGTAGCAGAAGGTGGCATTAAGACTATGGAGTTGGATTCATTCATTTCTCACATAACAAGGCAAATTTGA